The genomic region GTCGAGTGCGAGCCCGCACCGCCGAGTTCCTCCTTGGACACCTGCTCGCCGGTTACCGTCTCGATGACGTCCGGCCCGGTGATGAACATGTGGCTGGTGTCCTGCACCATGAACGTGAAGTCGGTCAGCGCCGGGCTGTAGGTGGCCCCGCCCGCACACGGCCCCATAATCGCGGATATCTGTGGGATGAGCCCGCTCGCCTTGGTGTTGCGCTCGAAAATCTTGGCGAATCCCACCAGCGAGTCGACGCCCTCCTGGATGCGCGCGCCGCCGGAGTCGTTGAGTCCGATGACGGGCACACCGTTCTCGATGGCCCGGTCCATCACCTTACAGATTTTGTCGGCGACGACTTCGCCGACCGACCCGCCGAGTACGGTGAAGTCGTGGGCGAACAGGAACACTTTCCGACCGTCAATCTCACCGTAGCCGGTGACAACGGCGTCGCCGGCGAAACGCTTCTCTTCCATCCCGAAGTTCGTCGATCGGTGTTCCACGAACGGGTCGACCTCGTTGAACGTCCCATCGTCGACGAGAAAGTCGATGCGCTCGCGGGCGGTCATCTTGCCCTTCTCGTGTTGTGCTTCGATACGGGCCTCGCCGCCTCCGAGTTCAGCTTCGGCTCGTTTCTGTCGCAACTCTTCGACTGCGTCGTCAGGTGCCCCAGTCTCGTCTTCTGGTTCTTCCTGTTGACTCATCCTACCACTCCATCCCGCCGTTGACACCAAGTACCTGTCCTGTCATGTAGCTCGATTCCTCGCTGGCAACGAACCTCACGATGCCGGCGATGTCTTCGACGCGTGCGAACCGGTCGAGCGGAATCTCCCGCAGAATCTTCTCCTGAACGCGTTCGGGCACCTCCTCCAGCATATCGGTCTTGACGAAGCCCGGCGCGACGCAGTTCGCGGTTGACCCCGTGTGTGCTAATTCAAGTGCGAGCGTCCGTGTAAATCCGAACAACCCCGATTTCGTCGTCGCGTAGTTAGCCTGCCCGATGTTCCCCTGCTGACCGACAACGCTTGAGATATTTATCAGTCGGCCGTGTTCGGCGTCGCGGATGTCGTCGTAGAAGGCTTTCGTCCCGTTGAACACGCCGCCAAGGTTGACATCGATCACCGTCTCCCAGTCGTCGCGGCTCATGTTTTCGAACTTTTTGTCGATAGTGATCCCAGCGTTGTTGACGAGCACGTCTGCGGAACCGAACTCGTCGGCCACCTTCTCACGCATCGCCCGGACCTCATCGAGTTTCGCCACGTCGGCCTGGGCCGCGATAGCGGTGCCGCCGCTGTCGCGGATGTCCTCGACGACGGCACGGGCTTCCGCGTCCGAGGACCGGTAATTAACGACGACGTTAGCCCCGTGAGCACCGAGGTCTTTGGCGATTCCGCGGCCGATACCGCGTGAGGACCCAGTGACGACACAGGTTTGATTATCCAGGTTCATTTGTGGTTGATGGGAGCCCTGTTGCTTCGTACGCTCATCACCTAATCTGGCAAAGCACAGCCAAATAATAGTTCGCCTTATACAACATTAAACGACAGATTTAGAATTTAATGACCTCGGTGTTACACGAAAAGTGATGGGCAGAAAACAGACTCACGAAGGTAGCAAAGAAGAACGCCAAATATTTTAGGGTTGCCTAAAGAGATACGGGCAGCACATGACAGCCGACATCTGCGTAATGGTGCCGACGATTCGAAACCACGAATGCATGCGGTCGTACTTCCAGAACGCCCGGGACCATGGGTTCGATCTGGACCGACTGTTCGTCGTCCTCATCACCGAGGACTTCTGTGACACCGACGCGATGGAACAGATGCTCGACGAAGAGGGCGTCGACGGAGCCGTCTACGACGGAACCGCCCGCGAGGCGTGGTTCGAGACCCACGGCGCGGGCGAATACTCGCATCTAATCCCCGAAGCAAGCCACGCACAGACCTCGTTTGGCCTCCTGTACATGTGGGCCAACGACTACGAGTACGGCGTGTTCATCGACGACGACACGCTCCCACACGAGGACGCCGACTTCTTCGGGACGCACATGGAGAACCTCGCCTACGAAGGCGAGATCGAGACGGTCAGCTCCGACGAGCAGTGGGTCAACGTCCTCTACCAGAACGAAGACGAACACGGCCTCTACCCGCGTGGCTACCCCTACGCCGCGATGGACGAAGCGGTCGAGACCGAGACCACCGAGGTTGACGATGTGGTCGCCTCGCAGGGCCTCTGGACGAACGTGCCCGACCTCGACGCTGTTCGTATCCTGATGGACGGCGACCTGCAGGGACAGGCGCAGACCCGCACGACTGCTGCGGACTTCGGTGAGGACTTCGTCGCCGCCGAGGGGCAGTACCTCACCGTCTGCTCGATGAACCTCGCCTTCCGCCGCGAGGTCATCCCGGCGTTCTACCAGCTCCCGATGGACGACAACGAGTGGGACGTCGGCCGCTTCGACGACATCTGGTCCGGCGTCTTCCTCAAGCGCGCCTGCGACGTGCTGGGCAAGCAGATCTACAACGGCGACCCGCTGTGTGAGCACAACAAAGCGCCTCGCTCGACGTTTTCGGACCTCACAAACGAGGTCCACGGACTCGAACTCAACGAGCACGTCTGGGAAATCGTCGACGAGGCCGGTGCGGACGCAGACTCCTATGCCGAAGTGTTCGACGCGATCGGCACGGCGATGGCCGACGGCGATTTCAGCGACTGGGAAAACGGTGCCTTCCTTAACTACTGCGGCGAATTCATGCTCGACTGGCTGGAATGCCTCGACGAACTGGACGACGCCGCGACGGAACAGGTCCCCGCAACCGCCGACGACTAGAAAGGCATAAGTTGTTTAGGCAACCCTAAATCAAATAATGAGTGATTCTAACGATATGACGGGACGTAACTCGACGCAGTCACGACGACGCTTCCTCGCCCTCAGTGGCACCACCGCGACAGCAGCGATTGCCGGCTGTTCCGGTATTCTCGGTGGAGGCGACGGCGGCGATGGCGGAAGCGACGGTGGAACCGGTTCCGGGACCGGACAGCTTTCCCTCTCGGACTTCCGTGGCTCCGGCCCGCTGGTGGCACAGCGAGACGCCCCTGGCGGGACATCAATCGAGGAGCTGCCGGACCTCAGCGGCGAACTGACGCTGTACCTCGGTGGTGGCGAGGGTGGCCTCTACCTCGACCTCATCGAACTGTTCGAACAGCTGTATCCTGATTTCTCCGCGAACCACCGGCTCGAAGCATCCAGTGACCTCGCGAACACCATCATCGAGGAGAACGAGGCGGGCGCGAGCCCCGCCGACGTGTTCATGTCAATCGACGCCGGCTCACTCGGTGCCGTGGCAAACGCCGGGGCGACCGCGAGTCTCCCCGAAGAGGCGCTGTCGACGGTCCCCGACGCCTATCAGGACAGCGAGGGCCGCTGGGTGGGCATCGCCGGCCGCGCCCGAGCGATTCCGTACAACACGAACCAGATCTCCGAATCCGACATCCCGTCGACGGTTCAGGAGTTCCCCGAGGCGGCCGCCCTCGAAAACAGCATGGGCTGGGCGCCGAGCTACGGCGCGTTCCAGTCGTTCGTCACCGCGATGCGACTCATCCGCGGCGACGACGAGACGCGGGCGTGGCTCCAGGCGATGCAGGACCACGGCATCAGCACCTATGCTGACGAGTTCCGCGTCTCCAACGCCTGCGCCGACGGTGAACTGACCGCCGGCTTCGCCAACCACTACTACACGCTCCGGGTCCAGTCCGCCCGCGAGAGCGCGCCCATCGGCCTCGCGTTCACCGAGGGCGATGCCGGGGCACTCGTCAACGTCTCGGGCCTCGAAATCATCAACGGCACCGACAACGCGGACCTGGCAGCGAACTTCGTCCGGCACGTCCTCTCGGCGGAGGCACAGGAGTTCTTCGCCACCCGAACGTTCGCGTACCCGATGATTCCGGGCGTTGCACCGGTCGGCGACCTGCCGCGTATCGACGACCTGAACCCGCCGGACATCAACCTGACCGAGCTGGCTGACGTGGCCGGAACCGTTGACTTACTTCGGGACGCTGGCGTCCTCTAACATGGGCACAAAAGACCGCTACGAGCGGCTTCGGGAGCAAGCGACGACGTCGGAGAGAGACTCGTCTCCGCACACGCTGCTCGCAGTGGTCTCGCTCGCAATCTCGCTGCTGTTACTGGCACCGCTGATTTGGGTGTTTCTCCGAGCAGGTGAAATCGAGTTCGCGCGTGCGGTAGAACTACTCACGAGCGACACGACCGTCTCGGTGACGCTGAACACGCTGGCGCTGGTGACCGGAGTCACCGTCGCGTCGATTCTCATCGGCGTCCCGCTGGCGATTCTCACCGCCCAGACGGACCTGCCGTTCAAGCGGTTCTGGACGATCACGTCCGCGCTGCCGCTGGTCGTCCCGAGTTACATCGGGGCCTTCGCGTTCGTTTCAGCGTTTGGCCCTCGCGGCGTCCTCGCGGACCTGCTCTCGCCGCTCGGCATCGAGCAGATCCCGACGATATACGGCCTGCACGGCGCGATACTTGTGCTGACACTGTTTACGTACCCGTACGTGTTCCTGACCACGCGCGCGTCGCTGCTGTCGTTCGACGGGACCGTCGTCGAGGCCGCCCGGACGCTGAATCACACGCGCTGGGAGGCGTTCCGCCGCGTCACGTTGCCACAGATCGCGCCGGGCATCGCGGCCGGTGCGCTGCTGGTGGCGCTGTACACGCTTTCGGACTTCGGCACACCGGCGATTATGCAGTACGACGTGTTCACGCGGATGATCTACAACGAGTTCGGTGCCCGCCGGCTCGACTACGCCTCCGTCCTCTCGATGCTGTTGCTCGTGATGGCGCTTGGTATCCTCGCCGTCGAGTCCCGCCTCAACGCCGGGCGAGACGGGGCCTACGTCAGCAGCGGCTCGCGCCGGCCCGGTCTCATCAGGCTCGGCTACTGGAAGGGGCCGGCGCTGCTGTTTTGCGGCGCTATCGCGTCGCTGTGTCTGGTGCTTCCGGTCGGCATCCTGCTCCAGTGGCTCCTCCGGTCAGGTACGGGCTACAGCGGCGGCGGGTTCACCTTCGATGCGGCCTACGCCTGGAACTCGGTCGGCCTCGCCGCAGCCGCGGCCGCCATCTGTGTCGTGGCAGCGCTCCCGATAGCGTATCTCTCCGCGCGCGGTAGTTCGGGCTTCTCGTCGCTCCCCGAGCGGGCCACGTACGTCGGCTACGCCGTTCCCGGTGTCGTCCTCGGTCTGGCGCTCGTGTATCTCGGGCTCCGGTACGTCCCCTTCCTGTACCAGAGCGTCATCCTGCTGGTGTTTGCCTACGTGATTCGGTTCCTCCCGCAGGCCGTCGGGACGACCGAATCCTCGATTCTGCAGGTCGATCCGAGCTATATCGAGGCGGCGCGGTCCCTGGGCTACCACCCACTCTCGGCGTTTCGGAAAGTCGTCTTACCGCTCGTTGCCCCAGGTATCGCCGCCGGGGCCGCGCTAGTGTTCCTGACGACCATGAAGGAATTGCCGGCAACGCTGATGTTACGCCCGACGGGCTTCGAAACCTTCGTCACGTACATCTGGCTCGTCCAGGGTGCCGGCTACTACGGACAGGCAGCGGTCCCGGCTCTCGTGCTCGTCGGCCTTTCCGGACTCTCGATGCTGGTCATTCTTCGACGGGAGGACACAAGCTAATGTCTCGACAAACACGCACACAGCAAACATCGGACTTCGACGACGTGGACGCAGCGGTAGCAAACCCGAACCGGACCGTCCTGGAACTGGACGATGTGTCCAAAGATTACGGACACGAGGTCGCCGTCGAGAACCTCTCGCTCGATGTGAAAGACGGCGAACTGCTGACACTACTTGGGCCATCCGGTTGCGGGAAGACGACGACACTCCGGATGATCGCCGGGCTGGAACGCCCCTCTGACGGCCGGATATCGATTGCTGACGAAGTCATCGCCGATGGCTCCTCGTTCCGGAAGCCAGAGGAGCGCAACATCGGAATCGTCTTTCAGGACTACGCGCTGTTCCCGCATCTCACCGTCGCCGAGAACATCGCCTTCGGACTGACCGAGATGGACGAGCAGGCTGTCACCGAGCGGGTCGACGAACTGCTGGAACTTGTCGACCTCTCGTCCCATCACGACAAGATGCCGAGCCAGCTTTCCGGCGGCCAGCAACAGCGCGTCGCGCTCGCGCGCTCGCTGGCTCCGGAACCGGATGTTCTGCTGCTCGACGAACCGTTCTCGAACCTCGACGTGCGCCTGCGCGTCGAGATGCGCGAGGAGGTTCGCAAAATCCTGAAACGAGCCGGCGTTACCGCCATCTCAGTGACCCACGACCAGGAGGAGGCCCTCTCGATAAGCGACCGCGTCGCCATCATGAACGACGGGACCATCGCTCAGGTCGGTGACCCCGCTGAAGTGTTTGAAAACCCCGAGAGCCGCTTCGTTGCGAGCTTTCTGGGACAGGCGAGTTTCCTCTCGGCCCGGGTGACCAGCGATGTCATCGAGACCGGACTGGGCTCGTTCGACATCGAGTTGCTGAACGGGCCGGTCGAGGCCTACAACGGCGCGATGGTGGACGTGCTGGTCCGCCCCGACGACCTGCAGGCGATGCCGACAAACGAGTCCCAGGCCGACGGCTACGTCGTCCACCGCCAGTACAACGGGCCGTCGTTCGTCTACCGGGTCGAACTCCACAGTGGCGATGTCGTCCACTGTATGCACAACCACGTCGAGACCTTCGAACCGGGCCAGCCGGTCGAAGTTGATCTGGTCGCCGACCACGATCTGGCCTGGTATCCGACGGAATGACGCGACTGCGCCGGCCGGGGGTACAGGCGGGGCTGATAGCGTTGCTCGGCGGGCTCGCCGTCTTTACGCTCGCCCACGTCGTCTTTCCTCATCATACGACCAACCATGACGAAGGCGTCTACCTTCAGCAGGCCGCCATGCTGCTTGAGGGGCAACTGTTCATGTACCCGCCGGTCGAGGAGTCGTTCCGACCGTGGTTCTTTGTGGCCGACGGTGAGCGGTTGTATCCGAAATACGCCCCAGTCCCGGCGGCGATGTTTGCCGTCGGGAAACTGCTCGGCGGCTACCGCGTCGCACTCGGCCTGATTGGGACTGGCGTCCTAGCGCTGACCTACCACACCGTCCGCGAGGCGTTCGACGCCCGGACGGGGGTGGTTGCGACACTTCTCATGGTCGGATCGCCGCTGTTTCTCATCGAGGCCTCGGTGTTTCTCTCGTACGTGCCGGCGACGCTCTGGAATCTCGGGTTCGCCGCGGCGTATCTCCACGCCGACCGGACCGGAAGCCGAAAAACGGCGGCGGCTGCCGGGCTCTCCATCGGCGTCGGCTTCTTCGCACGGCCGTACACGGCGGTGCTGTTTGCGACGCCGTTCATCCTCCACGCGCTGTGGTCGCTCCGGACGCTCGACCCGGCGCGGTTCACGCGCCTGTCAGTGACTGCTGTCGGCGGGCTTACCGGTGTCGCTGCGACGCTTGCATACAACCACGTCGTCACCGGCTCAGCCCTACTGTTCCCGTACGAGGTGTTCGCCCCGCAGGACGGGCCGGGCTTTGGCCACCGGGAAATTCTGGGCTACTCGCGAGAGTTCACGCCGGCGATGTCACTGGACGCCAATGCCGAACTCCTCTGGAAGCTCCTCACCCAGTGGCTCGTCGCCGGGCCGCTGGGAACGGCGGCGGCAGCCGTCGGCCTCGGGGCCGTCGTGCGTCGTGGGATAGACGGCCGGCAGGCGGCGCTGGCAGGCGTCCTCCTGACGGTCCCGCTCGGCAACGGCTACTTCTGGGGCACCGTGAACATGCTCGGCGACCTCTCGGACCCGACGGACGGCCTAGTCGCTTTCCTTGGGCCGTTTTACCACGTCGATATGCTCGTCCCGCTGACGGCGTTCGGTGCCGTCGGTGTCGTTACCGTTGCCCGATGGACACGGCTGCTGGTCACCGACCGGGTCAGCGCGGATCGGGTCCGTCCAGTCCTGATCACTGTGGCGCTCTGTGGCGCAGCGCTTGGCGGCGGTGCGGCCATCACAACGGCGGCCGAGCCGGTCTCGGACAACTACGAAGTGACCCAGCAGCTAGAGCAGGCTTACACGCCCTTCGAGGAGCGAGACCTCGACAACAGTCTCGTCTTACTCCCGACACCGTACGGCGACTGGCTGAATCACCCCTTCCAGTCGGTTCGTAACGATCCCGGCTTCGATGGCGACACGGTCTACGCGATGCAACACCGCCAGTTCGAGGTCATCGACGCCTACCCCGACCGGACCTACTACCGCTACGCGTTCCGCGGCGAGTGGGTCCCGTTCCTGGGACTGCCCGTCGAGCCGCGGCTCCAGCCGGTGTCGGTCGCCGAGGGCGAGACGGTCCAGACGGACGTGTCGGCGTCGGTCCCGGAACAGGCCGCGCTGGTCTCGATTCGGCTCACCAGCGACGGTGAGAACGACTACGCGACCGTCACCGGGACCGACCGGCTGGACCTGCGGCTCTCGACGGCCCGGAACCGGACGCGGCTTACCGGCGATGGGATCGAGGATCAGGTCAGCGTGCCGACGCCGGACGACGGGACGGTGACGCTGATTATGTTCGTCGACTACGGTACTGGTGCGGGCTTCGAGTACCGGGCAGAACTCCCCGTCGACCGGACGGACGAGGGCGTGCGGACGCTGACGCCGCGGCTTGAAGTCTGTAAGGATCAGCGCCGCTGCGGCGGCGAGGCGGCGTACGTCCCGGGCACGCACCGCGACGGAATCAGCATGAACGCGACCACGACAGCGGAAACCACGTGATACGTACTGATGACTGACTACGAACTCACCAGACGCGACGCGCTGAAAGCCCTCGGTGCGGCGGGCGTCACCGTCGGCGGCGCGGCGGCGCTCACCTGGGACCGGTCCGAGGACGAACCCGCCGAGAGGAGCGAGGACGAGACCAACGACACCGAATCGGAGTTCGGCGACCACGAGCGCGAGACGTATCGTGCTGTCGCCGCTATTGTCTATCCGAGCGAGGTAGCGGGCGTCCGGGAATTCGTCGACAGCTACGTCACCGGCCGGGTCGAGGCAGACCCTGAGCGAGCGACAGAAATGACGACCGCTGTTGCGGACCTCGACGCGTACACCCGAGAATGGGAGGACACAGTCTTCACTGCGTTGGACACAGACACACAGGAAGAAACGCTGCGGGGAATGGGCGTCAAGGCTGCCGACCCGGACCCACATGGCGACCCGAGGCACCGCGTCCGCTACTACCTCGTCAACGACCTCCTGTTCGCGCTGTACAGTTCGCCGACCGGCGGCGAGCTTGTCGGGATCGAGAATCCGCAGGGCTACCCCGGCGGAACGAGTAGCTACCAGCAGCCACCGAACAACCGATAGGTCGGACCCGTCCCCGATTTCGTCGTGTTATCGGAACCGTTCTTCGAGCGCGACCCGGACGATAGACTTTGCGATGGCAGCCCCGCCGGAGAACGGGTCGAGTTTCGTCTCACCTTTCCGCTCGTCGTACTCGATAGGCCGTTCACGCACGTCGTAGCCGCGCATCAGCGGCCGCATGAGCAGTTCCGCCGAAAGCCCAGTGTTCTCGGTCCAGACGACCTTCTGGAGGACCTCGCGGCGGTAGGCGCGCATTCCGGTGGTCGTGTCGTGGACGCGCTTGCCCATGAGCACACTCGCGAGTAGGGCGAACAGCTCGTTCCCGAGTTTGTTCATCGCCGGCATCTGTTCGGCCCCGTAGTACAGCCGGTCGCCGCTGACGACATCGGCCCCGTCGTTTATTTCTGCAAGGAAATCGGGGAGACGTTCCATCGGGTACGTGTCGTCACAGTCCGTCGTGACGACGACCGGCCGGTCCGGCGTCAGCACGGCTTCGCGGACCGCCACGCCGTACCCTTGCGGTTCCTGTTCGATGACTGTCGCACCGTGTTCTCGTGCGATTTCCGGCGTCCGGTCGCTGGAGCCGTCGACGCAGACGACCTCGGCACGGCCGTCGGTCACTGTCGCGATATCGTCGAGAACAGTGCCGATTGCTTCTTCCTCGTTGTACGTCCCCATGACGACCGCGAGGTCGTCAAACGTGTAGCCGGCTGAATCTTCAGCCCGCGAGCCCTGAATAGCCATTGCTCATCCGTCAGAACCCACGGTTCTTGAATGTTTAGGTTTGCCAAAATCAGTGACCGTCGAGATACATTTCTACCGGGGTTGCATCTTCCCAGAGGTGCGTAAACAGGTCCCGTGCCCACGAAATAGCGCCGTCCGTCTCGGAGATTATCTTCGCCGACGGCCAGGCACCGTCGAGTTCTGGAAGCGTGATGATCATCCAGTTGTCGGCGACGGCGAGTGCATACGGGACGGGCGTGACACGAACGGTCGTTTCCTCGAACCGATTTATATCGAGCGAGACGGACTCCGTCTCGAGCATCTCGTCGATTACAGCACAACTGACCACTAGCCGCGATTCGTCGTTGTCCGGCATCGCCGACTCGTACTCGGGGTGGTAGACGGGCGAGACGACATCGCAGTGAGGGACGCTTTCGACGCGGGACACGACTTCCCGGACCGGTCGGTTGATGTCGGTTTGCGTGCCACGGATGACCGTGTAGTCATCAACTTCAGGCAGTCGACACCGGAACGGCTGTGGTAGCACTGACGTGTCGTGAGACTCCCAGTACTGAGAGTCGACGGCGAAGAGTTCCTCAAGCCGTTGCTGGCGGTGAATCGTATCCGCGACGAGGCGGCCGGTACCGGTAAGTCGCCACCTGTCATCCATCGAGGTAACCAGGCCACGGCCTTCGAGGTTCGAGAGCGCGTCGTAAATCGCTGATTCGCTCGCAGTAACTGCTGACAGCAGTTCGTTCGTGGCTTTGGCTCCGGGACACAGCGCGCCGATGATGTCCGTCCGGACAGACGACGTTCGGACGTACTGAATTAGCGATTCTACGCCCATACTGTCCCCATATTCAGTAGGTCACAGTTTTCCCACATATCAGTTTCCATTTGTAACGGAATCCTCTTCGAATAGGCCACTATTCTCTCGAGCGTGGGATATTATTCCAGCCAATGTGTCCATCTTTTTTATCGCTCACGACGCAGAGACTGTTGCTGTCCACGTAAGACCACGTCCCCGCTGAACGCAATGGAGCACGTTGGTCTTGTGGAGTTGCCACGTTCGGGCCGGGCGATGTCGTGCCTCTGACATATGTCGCCAGCCCGAAGGGTCATGCAATCACCGTGGGTTGCCCGCCCACGGTGCTCATTGTCTCCGCTGTCGGCTCGTCCAGCCAGGTAGTTGTTACAGACTGCTGTCTCTCGGCTCCGCATCAACCGTCCGCAGTCTGGCAGTCATCGCGAGAACCAGCCTCGGCCGATAGTATTGGATCAGTTCTCGGGCGGTTCGTCTGTCCCGATTCGAATCTCGTAGGCCTCGATATCTTCGAACGCAGCGACCTGCCCACCGACCTCGACCGGCCCATCGGCCGTTTCAACGACCAGCGTCGCGACCTCGCGGTTCGAACTGAACGACGCCTGGTCGACTTTGCCTTCAACGACCCGGTGGTCGCCTGTCTCGACGTCCCGGCCCTCGATAGTCGCGTAGAACTCCCCGTCCAGCGTCACCAGATCGGAGATACAGCGCCTGATCGTCCCGTAGCGGCGCGGGAACGGCAGCCCGTCTCCATCACTGGCGATTGTTTCAGCAGTCGTCCACAGCACCGTGTTGAGGAACCCGGAGACCAGGAACCCGAGTTCCGAGCGATTGAAGATGACGCCGTATCGGTCCGTGTCACCGCGGACGCTCTCACGGGTCGCGTACATCGAGTAGTTCCCATCGGCGACGGCGACGACCGGTGTCGTGATACCGCGGCGGGCCTTCACCGTGGTCGCGATGGACTCGTAATCAAACCGCGCCGGGTCGGGAGCGTCCACACCCGGTGAAATGAGAATTTCAATAGCGATGCCGGACTGCTTCCGGGCCGCGAGTCTGTCTTCGAACCGCTCCAACAAGGCCGGGGTCAGGGACAGAGTCAGTTCGTACTCGGCCGTCTCGATGATATCTTCGAGGTATCGGAGTATCGTCGGCCGAGATTTGACGAGTGAGACAGCTTCGGGCTCCCGTGCGGGTGCCGTATAGCGCGAGGACAGGTCATCAACAAGGTCATCGAGCGAGTCCTGTATCCCCTCGAAGGCTTCCCGCGGGTCGATAGCCAGGACTTTCATCGGCCGGGACTCCTTGAGTTCGACCAGTCCGACGTCGCTGAGGCTCCGGACCGTATCGTACACCCGCGGCTGTGGAATGTCCGTGTTCTCCGATATCTCCGACGCTGTCAGCTCACCGTGTTGTAACACGGCCAGGTAGGCTGAAATCTCGTACTCGCCGAGATTGAACCGCGCAATTACCTGTTCGAGCGATGCTTCCAAGTCGTCACTAGACATAGTGGGGCGTTTGCGAGTCGAGTACTAAGAACTTCGGCACTCTCTTCAGCAGACAGTTTCAGGACCAGGCGCGTGGCTATTCGCTATTGTTCGCTATCCCATCATAGCGACCCGCTACCCTGTAGACTTCGACTGTTCGAGTCGCCGCGGCGAAAAATGTGCGCTGTCGGTGTGGTTTAGTAGGCGTTGGAGATCTGGGAGACGACGTCCGCGGGCGCAGCACCGGAGTTCAGTGATGAGATAGCGGATTCGAGCGAGGACTTGACTGCCGGCGGGGCAGCCAGGCCGTGTGCCACCGACGGCGGCTGGGCATCGCTGTCCTGGAAGTCTGCTATCTGATCTTTGGAGAAGTCGTTGAACGGGTCGGTATTCACGTCAGTTCGCGGCGGAATTGAACCCTTCTTCGGGTTGAAGATCTCCTGTGCCTCCGCCGTGCCGACGAAGCGGCACCACAGCGTGGTCGCTTCCGGCGACGGGTTGTTGACCGGATACGGGAACGAGTCCATGTTGAGCGCGTAGTAGCCGTCGGTACCCGGGAACGTCACGTGGTCCCACTCCTCGCCGTACGCGAGGTCGTTCGTGATGTACGTTCCGGCCGCCCAGTCTCCCTGGTGGAGGAACGCCGCTTCGCCGTTGATGACCTGGTTGTTGGCCTCGGTCCAGGAGATCGAACCGGCGTCGCTCGGGATGTAATCGAGATAGGACTGTGTGGTCTCGACTGCCGACTCTAGAGCGTCGCTGTTGGCGTCGATCTCACCGTCGACGAAGATAGCGCTGTAGGTCTCGGCGTCCGTTTCGCCGAGGAGAACAGTCGCAAACATCTGGAAGCTGGACCACGGCGCGCCGGTCTGGTGTGCCATTCCGGTGTAGCCAGCATCGCTGACCGTCGCCAGCGCGTCGACGAGATCAGACGGCGTTTCGAGGGCTGTCGGGTCGACCCCGGCGTCCTCGACGACCTCGACGTTGTAGAAGAGGTTGTTGATCCGGTGGATGTTGAGCGGGACCGTCACATAGTTCCCTGCAGGCTGGGCCGCGTCCTTGACACCCTGGAGGTATGCGTCCTCCATGCTGTTCTCTGACCAGACGGAGTCGCCGATGTCCTTCAGCAGGTTTGCATCGGTGAAGGGGAGTAGATTGTTCCCGGGCCAGGACTGCCACGTACTTGGATGGTTGCCGTTCTGTACCCGTGTCCGGATATTCGCCTGCAGGTTGTCACCCGCACCGCCGGCGATGAGGTTCTCGTCGAACGGAACGTCCGGGTGTTGCTCCTTGAAGGCGTCCATAACGGACTGAATCGCTTCCAGTCCGTCGCCTTCGCCCCACCAGTGGGCGACCTCGAGTGTCCCATACTGTGGCCCGCTGTCGGTGCTGTCGTCACCGCTGCTGCCGTCGCTACTGGTACTGTCACCGCCGTCACCGCTGCTGCCGTCGCCACTGCTGCCATCACCACCGTCACTCCCACCGCAGCCAGCCAGTGAGGCCGCACCTGCTGCGCCAGCAATCCGA from Haloarcula rubripromontorii harbors:
- a CDS encoding ABC transporter substrate-binding protein; the protein is MTDDNSNKRLTRRNALRIAGAAGAASLAGCGGSDGGDGSSGDGSSGDGGDSTSSDGSSGDDSTDSGPQYGTLEVAHWWGEGDGLEAIQSVMDAFKEQHPDVPFDENLIAGGAGDNLQANIRTRVQNGNHPSTWQSWPGNNLLPFTDANLLKDIGDSVWSENSMEDAYLQGVKDAAQPAGNYVTVPLNIHRINNLFYNVEVVEDAGVDPTALETPSDLVDALATVSDAGYTGMAHQTGAPWSSFQMFATVLLGETDAETYSAIFVDGEIDANSDALESAVETTQSYLDYIPSDAGSISWTEANNQVINGEAAFLHQGDWAAGTYITNDLAYGEEWDHVTFPGTDGYYALNMDSFPYPVNNPSPEATTLWCRFVGTAEAQEIFNPKKGSIPPRTDVNTDPFNDFSKDQIADFQDSDAQPPSVAHGLAAPPAVKSSLESAISSLNSGAAPADVVSQISNAY